Proteins co-encoded in one Desulfitobacterium hafniense DCB-2 genomic window:
- a CDS encoding DctP family TRAP transporter solute-binding subunit, translated as MSTKIYAIILGCLLLWITGCQRNVIDQQQVTKDERIVIKFSHVVAENSPKGLAAERFASLVRRRTGGYVEVQVYPNSELYKDGEEFDALKNGAIEMIAPATSKLSAMIPEWQLFDLPYAFNNLENIPYFVDGPVGQMLLARLEEHSMLGLAVWHNGFKQMTNSSHPLQRPEDYRGLEFRIMPFSNTLKYQFEVLGAVAHPLAFSDVHAALETGGVDGEENTISNIFTQRFDQVQKYLTISDHGYLGYIVIVNKEFWEGLPEGIRKILEEALAEVTLWEREKAAEVNAQQLAALEREGEIKIHYLNAEEQKALEEALAPVYEMLAEDIGTELVDLMRNS; from the coding sequence ATGAGTACAAAAATATATGCTATTATCCTGGGTTGTTTGCTCTTGTGGATTACTGGCTGCCAAAGAAATGTGATTGATCAACAACAAGTTACTAAGGATGAAAGGATTGTTATTAAGTTTTCCCATGTGGTTGCTGAAAATTCTCCCAAAGGATTGGCGGCAGAGCGGTTTGCCTCGCTGGTGCGCAGAAGAACCGGGGGATACGTGGAGGTTCAAGTCTATCCTAATTCTGAACTCTATAAAGATGGGGAAGAATTTGATGCCTTAAAAAATGGTGCAATAGAAATGATTGCTCCGGCAACCTCCAAATTATCGGCAATGATCCCCGAGTGGCAGCTTTTTGACTTACCGTATGCTTTTAATAATTTAGAGAATATCCCTTACTTCGTAGATGGTCCAGTTGGTCAAATGCTATTGGCTCGACTGGAGGAACATAGCATGCTGGGGTTGGCCGTTTGGCATAATGGGTTTAAGCAAATGACCAATAGCTCACATCCCTTGCAGCGACCTGAGGACTACAGGGGACTGGAATTTCGCATCATGCCTTTTTCAAACACCCTAAAGTACCAATTCGAAGTTCTCGGCGCCGTCGCTCATCCTCTCGCCTTCAGTGATGTTCATGCGGCCTTAGAGACAGGTGGAGTAGATGGAGAAGAAAATACCATATCCAACATTTTCACGCAGCGTTTTGATCAAGTCCAAAAATACTTAACAATTAGTGACCACGGATATTTGGGTTATATAGTCATCGTTAACAAGGAGTTTTGGGAAGGATTGCCTGAAGGTATCCGCAAAATCTTAGAAGAGGCTTTGGCGGAAGTGACTCTTTGGGAAAGGGAAAAAGCTGCAGAGGTCAATGCCCAACAATTAGCGGCGTTAGAAAGAGAGGGAGAGATTAAGATTCACTACTTAAATGCTGAGGAACAGAAGGCTTTAGAAGAGGCCTTAGCACCGGTTTATGAAATGCTGGCTGAGGATATCGGTACTGAATTAGTTGATCTAATGCGTAATTCCTGA
- a CDS encoding S1C family serine protease, whose translation MNEMNEKKNRLLPLAALCIISALLGGVSSVSLLQYVYPETLSAIEAQATLNSPGTASPVTLLANTQTDESNSPVVQVAKDVGPAVVGVSNYQNVSNTYRYGFGLGSRNNTQSSELVEAGTGSGFIIDAQNGYIVTNYHVIENAQKITVSLSDGRNLEAKLIGSDSRTDLAVLQISDTSNLTEVKLGDSSKIEVGEFVVAIGNPGGNKFARSVTAGVISATNRTLQMSGESTLYNMLQTDAAINPGNSGGPLVNYSGEIIGINSAKYAESGFEGMGFAIPITEATSIITQLIENGAAKHPALLVSVSDQYLLYAKEQNLPLGAYIYEVNPEGPAGKAGIQEGDVITHVNDVKVENSTELIGEIYKHNVGDKVTLTFIRDGQTKAVQVTLGEITT comes from the coding sequence ATGAATGAGATGAATGAGAAAAAAAACCGGCTACTTCCTTTAGCAGCTTTATGTATTATCAGTGCTCTTCTCGGCGGAGTCTCATCTGTATCGCTTCTTCAATATGTCTATCCGGAGACTCTTAGCGCTATCGAGGCGCAAGCCACTCTAAATTCCCCGGGCACCGCCAGCCCCGTGACCCTTCTCGCCAATACCCAAACGGATGAATCCAATTCCCCTGTGGTTCAAGTGGCCAAAGACGTGGGCCCCGCAGTAGTGGGAGTCTCCAATTACCAAAATGTTTCCAATACCTATAGGTACGGATTCGGTTTAGGCTCCAGGAACAATACCCAGAGCTCCGAGTTAGTGGAAGCAGGAACCGGTTCCGGATTTATCATTGACGCTCAGAATGGTTATATCGTGACCAACTACCATGTTATTGAAAACGCCCAAAAAATCACAGTTAGTCTTAGTGATGGTCGCAACCTTGAGGCCAAGCTGATCGGCTCAGACTCCCGCACTGATTTAGCTGTCCTGCAGATCTCGGATACCAGTAATCTCACTGAAGTAAAACTGGGGGACTCTTCCAAAATTGAAGTCGGGGAATTTGTCGTCGCCATCGGGAATCCGGGAGGAAACAAGTTTGCCCGCTCTGTAACAGCAGGCGTTATTTCCGCCACCAATCGTACTCTCCAGATGTCCGGCGAGTCCACCCTTTATAATATGCTGCAAACAGATGCCGCTATCAATCCTGGCAACAGCGGCGGTCCCCTGGTCAATTACTCCGGGGAAATCATCGGCATTAACTCAGCCAAATATGCTGAAAGTGGATTTGAAGGTATGGGCTTTGCTATTCCCATCACTGAAGCCACTTCCATCATCACCCAACTTATTGAAAATGGCGCAGCAAAACATCCTGCTCTCTTAGTCTCGGTCAGCGATCAATACCTTCTTTATGCCAAAGAGCAAAATCTACCCCTGGGGGCCTATATCTATGAAGTCAATCCTGAAGGACCTGCCGGAAAAGCGGGAATTCAGGAAGGCGATGTGATTACTCATGTGAATGATGTCAAAGTGGAAAACTCCACTGAACTGATTGGAGAGATTTATAAGCACAATGTAGGGGATAAAGTGACCCTGACCTTTATTCGCGACGGACAGACAAAAGCGGTACAAGTCACCCTTGGGGAAATAACTACCTAA
- a CDS encoding TRAP transporter substrate-binding protein has product MMFYFKKDHKSLTLFMVITLIMALALAGCSSSSNSSNSGNAATAVDGGEKKADPIIVKFSHVTTIDSPKGLASEKFKELAEKYTDGRVTVEVYPSSQLYGDKEELEAVQAGNVHIIAPSITKLVGMNPQFQYVDLPFLFKDNDAVYKFWESDANKKLMNSLDNYGVRLLAMWPNGFKQFVNGKYPLVTPADFKGLKFRVQAGSVLEAQFKALGAGSATIPFGETYTALQQGTVDATENTFNNIDTQKYAEVQKHLTVSNHGRLDYCIIVNTKFWDGLPGDIREALEKAMAEATDYAVELAEDLDQKSFENLKNAGMEVVELNEAQRAEFVKIMEPVVAEFESVIGKDIIDAARAANQ; this is encoded by the coding sequence ATGATGTTTTATTTCAAGAAAGATCACAAATCCCTGACCTTGTTTATGGTAATCACTTTAATTATGGCGTTAGCCTTGGCAGGCTGCTCATCTTCATCCAATAGCAGCAACTCTGGTAATGCTGCTACTGCTGTCGATGGCGGAGAGAAAAAAGCCGATCCTATCATCGTTAAATTCTCCCATGTTACCACTATTGATTCCCCCAAAGGGCTGGCATCAGAGAAGTTTAAAGAGCTGGCAGAGAAGTACACAGATGGGCGGGTTACAGTGGAAGTCTATCCTTCTTCCCAGCTTTATGGCGACAAAGAAGAGCTAGAAGCAGTACAGGCAGGGAATGTCCATATCATTGCTCCTTCTATTACCAAATTGGTAGGGATGAATCCCCAGTTCCAATATGTGGATTTACCCTTCTTGTTTAAAGATAATGACGCTGTGTATAAGTTTTGGGAAAGTGATGCTAATAAGAAGTTGATGAACAGCTTGGATAACTATGGTGTGCGGTTGTTGGCAATGTGGCCTAACGGTTTTAAGCAATTTGTCAACGGAAAGTATCCCTTGGTGACCCCGGCAGATTTCAAAGGCCTGAAATTCCGGGTCCAAGCCGGTAGTGTTCTGGAAGCTCAATTTAAGGCCCTCGGTGCCGGCTCCGCTACTATCCCCTTTGGTGAAACCTATACCGCTTTACAGCAAGGTACTGTTGATGCGACGGAAAACACCTTCAACAATATTGACACTCAAAAATACGCCGAAGTCCAAAAGCATTTAACAGTGTCTAACCATGGGCGCCTTGACTATTGTATTATTGTTAATACTAAGTTTTGGGATGGGCTGCCTGGCGATATTCGCGAAGCTCTGGAAAAAGCAATGGCTGAAGCTACTGATTATGCCGTTGAATTGGCCGAGGATTTAGATCAGAAGAGTTTCGAGAATCTGAAAAACGCCGGCATGGAGGTTGTAGAGCTTAACGAAGCCCAACGGGCAGAGTTCGTAAAAATTATGGAGCCTGTGGTTGCAGAGTTTGAAAGTGTCATTGGTAAAGACATCATAGACGCTGCCCGTGCGGCCAATCAATGA
- a CDS encoding ammonium transporter, translating into MKRVWVLLLAIISMLALPVAVLAEDGAVVDTGDTSFIILSAALVFLMTPGLALFYGGMVRKKNVLSTVMHSFILMGVSSVLWVLIGFSLAFGTDHAGIIGSLEWIGLSGVGMEPNGDYSSTIPFLLFMAFQMMFTIITPAIISGSVAERMRFPAFLGFMVLWLLVVYYPLAHSVWGVGGFLREMGALDFAGGTVVHISSGVTGLVAALILGKRKGHGKEPMAPHQLPMTVLGAGLLWFGWFGFNAGSALGANGLAAMALVTTNTSAAAGALAWMATEWMHRGKPTILGAASGAIAGLVAITPGAGFVTPMSSLVIGLVGGAICYFGVSVLKAKLGYDDSLDAFGCHGIGGIWGALATGIFASASVGGTDGLLYGNAAQVGIQAIGVAVTIVLAVVATFIIMKLVGIFTPLRVTAEEEEMGLDISLHGEEAYPDFIGSGYLPTIVSAAKAVSVSTPSGQPGK; encoded by the coding sequence ATGAAAAGAGTATGGGTATTATTATTAGCGATTATAAGCATGTTGGCTCTGCCTGTTGCAGTTTTGGCGGAAGATGGTGCTGTGGTGGATACAGGGGACACCAGCTTCATTATTTTATCAGCGGCCCTGGTTTTTCTCATGACCCCCGGCCTGGCGTTATTCTATGGCGGTATGGTTCGTAAAAAGAATGTTCTGAGTACGGTGATGCATAGTTTTATTCTCATGGGTGTATCTTCCGTACTTTGGGTGTTGATCGGCTTTAGCTTGGCCTTTGGTACAGACCATGCCGGTATTATCGGAAGTTTAGAGTGGATTGGCCTCAGCGGTGTCGGTATGGAACCTAATGGAGATTACTCCTCGACCATCCCCTTCCTCTTATTCATGGCCTTCCAAATGATGTTTACCATCATTACTCCGGCAATTATCTCGGGTTCTGTTGCTGAACGCATGCGGTTCCCGGCCTTTCTGGGATTTATGGTTCTGTGGTTGTTGGTTGTCTATTATCCCCTGGCTCACTCGGTATGGGGTGTGGGTGGTTTCCTGCGTGAAATGGGAGCATTGGATTTTGCAGGCGGAACTGTTGTGCATATCAGCTCAGGGGTTACCGGTTTAGTCGCTGCTTTAATCCTGGGCAAACGCAAAGGGCATGGCAAAGAACCTATGGCTCCTCATCAATTGCCTATGACGGTTTTAGGGGCAGGTCTGCTCTGGTTTGGCTGGTTTGGCTTTAATGCCGGCAGTGCCTTAGGCGCCAATGGATTAGCCGCCATGGCTCTGGTCACGACCAATACTTCAGCTGCCGCCGGTGCTTTAGCCTGGATGGCCACAGAATGGATGCACCGTGGTAAGCCCACCATTTTGGGCGCAGCCAGTGGTGCCATTGCAGGGCTTGTAGCGATTACCCCAGGAGCAGGTTTCGTCACTCCCATGTCCTCTCTGGTGATTGGCCTCGTCGGTGGAGCCATTTGCTACTTCGGAGTCAGTGTTCTTAAGGCAAAACTTGGCTATGATGATTCTTTGGATGCTTTCGGTTGTCATGGAATCGGTGGAATCTGGGGAGCTCTGGCAACGGGTATCTTCGCTTCGGCTTCTGTGGGGGGAACTGACGGATTGTTGTATGGAAATGCAGCTCAGGTAGGGATTCAAGCCATCGGTGTTGCTGTAACTATTGTTCTGGCAGTCGTTGCCACATTTATAATTATGAAGCTGGTCGGTATATTCACACCCTTGCGGGTTACTGCTGAAGAAGAAGAGATGGGCCTGGACATCTCCCTCCATGGCGAAGAGGCTTACCCCGACTTTATCGGCAGTGGTTATCTTCCCACAATTGTATCGGCTGCCAAAGCAGTCAGTGTTTCCACACCCAGCGGTCAGCCGGGAAAATAG
- a CDS encoding IS110-like element ISDha12 family transposase, giving the protein MSLFVGIDVSSSDFKVRILDERGNEPVKRLRALNDQPGCEQVARYLFDACAQVNVDRLVIGLEATSVYSWPLQMFLAEDHSLAPLQPQIYSFNPKVVANFKKAYVDLPKNDWIDAWVIAERLRFGRLPEGSQVDFRYLPLQRLTRFRCHLIEMISREKNYFLTNLFLKFSTLAQGAVFSNTFGATSESLTLEFFSPEEVAARPLDELIDFLMEKGKRHFEDPETKARELKEAARKAHRLRGSLLQPINLILATSIETIHTLEKQVKKIDKAIEAEIRHFPNTLITIPGIGPVLSAGIIAEIGDIRRFPNEGALAKFIGLTWRTHQSGDFTADDTPLTRTGNTYLRSYIIQAANLVRQKEPEYKVFYQRKFSESKTHHHRRALVLTARKLVRMVDALLRSNQIYRPHGNRGNANQA; this is encoded by the coding sequence TTGAGTTTATTTGTCGGTATTGATGTGAGTTCCAGTGATTTTAAAGTGCGAATCTTAGATGAGCGTGGTAATGAACCGGTTAAAAGGCTACGGGCTTTGAATGATCAGCCTGGTTGTGAGCAAGTTGCCCGATATCTCTTTGACGCCTGTGCTCAAGTGAATGTGGACCGGCTGGTTATTGGTTTAGAGGCCACTTCCGTATACAGTTGGCCGTTACAAATGTTCTTAGCGGAAGACCATTCTTTAGCCCCTTTGCAGCCCCAAATTTATTCCTTTAACCCCAAGGTCGTTGCTAATTTCAAGAAGGCTTATGTGGACCTTCCGAAAAACGATTGGATTGATGCCTGGGTCATTGCCGAACGTCTACGCTTCGGTCGGCTCCCAGAGGGCTCTCAGGTCGATTTCCGCTACTTACCCTTACAGCGCCTCACTCGCTTTCGGTGTCATTTGATTGAGATGATTTCCAGAGAGAAGAATTATTTTCTCACGAACTTGTTCTTGAAGTTTAGCACGCTTGCCCAAGGTGCGGTTTTTAGTAACACTTTCGGCGCTACTTCTGAATCCTTGACACTTGAGTTTTTTTCTCCAGAAGAGGTTGCGGCTCGACCGCTTGATGAACTGATTGATTTCCTCATGGAGAAAGGAAAACGTCATTTCGAGGATCCGGAAACCAAAGCCAGAGAGTTGAAGGAAGCTGCCCGCAAGGCCCATCGACTGCGTGGAAGCCTATTGCAACCCATTAACCTTATCCTGGCCACGAGCATTGAAACCATCCACACCTTGGAGAAGCAGGTAAAGAAAATCGATAAGGCAATCGAAGCAGAAATCAGGCATTTCCCGAATACGCTCATTACCATTCCCGGTATTGGCCCTGTGCTTTCAGCTGGTATTATTGCTGAGATCGGAGACATCCGTCGTTTTCCGAATGAAGGAGCCTTAGCAAAGTTTATTGGGTTAACCTGGCGTACCCACCAGTCAGGTGATTTTACAGCCGATGACACACCCTTAACCCGAACTGGCAACACCTACTTGCGCAGTTATATCATCCAGGCTGCTAACTTAGTACGCCAAAAGGAACCAGAGTACAAGGTCTTCTACCAACGTAAATTTTCGGAAAGTAAGACTCATCATCATCGCCGTGCTCTCGTGCTTACTGCACGCAAACTCGTCCGTATGGTTGATGCTCTGCTACGCAGCAACCAAATCTATAGGCCACATGGCAATAGGGGGAATGCAAACCAAGCATGA
- a CDS encoding methyl-accepting chemotaxis protein: MEKYAKGGDLLKVNELSIDASILLVELKEANQNMGKVIESIQEVAKHTNLLSLNSAIEAARAGEAGRGFRVVADEIKKLATRSLASTKESTQIVENIQIKANEVMAVRTADVAYDTIDKIDRNLFERNCDAQAWARFDKVKHCFLADDPQRIAACNTLLKSLVEIYEVYIDLYVLDPEGTIVSAGVHTELIGKNFADKPWFIEAKAANAISVSDLYLSPLENRYTVAYTCPIVSDEGEVLGYFSTRFNWDFIYDIIDSARIGKNGEVYVLNKEGYVIASRNRKGVLKDNLKHLEAARRAINGETYGFLFENNGQKSTKIYGYAHTRGYNAYQGKNWSALICETI; this comes from the coding sequence ATGGAAAAATATGCAAAAGGAGGCGATCTTTTGAAAGTAAATGAATTAAGCATCGATGCCTCAATTCTGTTGGTCGAATTGAAAGAAGCAAACCAAAACATGGGGAAAGTGATCGAATCCATCCAAGAGGTTGCTAAGCATACCAACCTGCTGTCTTTAAATTCTGCCATAGAAGCGGCCAGAGCGGGAGAAGCAGGGCGAGGATTCCGTGTGGTGGCTGATGAGATTAAGAAGCTGGCTACCCGGAGCTTGGCCTCAACCAAGGAAAGTACTCAAATCGTCGAGAATATCCAGATTAAGGCCAATGAAGTTATGGCAGTGCGGACAGCCGATGTGGCCTATGATACCATAGACAAAATCGATCGCAATCTATTCGAGCGGAATTGTGATGCCCAAGCCTGGGCAAGATTTGATAAGGTCAAGCATTGTTTTCTCGCAGACGATCCTCAGCGGATCGCCGCATGCAATACTTTATTGAAATCCCTTGTCGAGATTTATGAAGTTTACATAGATCTTTATGTATTGGATCCGGAAGGAACCATTGTATCGGCAGGAGTCCATACAGAACTCATCGGCAAGAATTTCGCCGATAAACCTTGGTTTATCGAAGCCAAGGCAGCCAATGCTATTTCTGTAAGCGATCTCTATTTATCCCCTTTGGAAAACCGCTATACAGTAGCCTACACATGCCCGATTGTCAGTGACGAGGGAGAGGTTTTAGGTTATTTCTCCACCCGTTTTAATTGGGATTTTATCTATGATATCATCGACAGTGCCCGGATTGGGAAAAATGGAGAAGTTTATGTCCTAAACAAAGAAGGCTATGTGATAGCCAGCCGTAATCGCAAAGGAGTTCTTAAAGATAATCTTAAACATTTAGAGGCTGCCAGGCGGGCCATTAACGGAGAGACCTATGGATTTCTCTTTGAGAATAACGGTCAAAAGAGCACGAAAATTTATGGTTATGCTCATACCAGAGGTTATAATGCTTATCAGGGGAAGAATTGGTCAGCTCTAATCTGTGAAACGATCTAA
- a CDS encoding TRAP transporter small permease has product MKRFWRAFNFLEDILAGGLLFIGVTVIFYGVIMRYFFNDPQPWVDEISQWLIIWGTLIGASVALRNNHHISVEMLYDRLPLRGRFMVTIFAHMVGLLFGIFVLRYGFELVAFVHKTGQKSTDTGIFLYIVYFILPLMGALLSMRFVVKLYETLKNGGKDWMAEQERSVKSDDHSFTV; this is encoded by the coding sequence ATGAAGCGGTTTTGGCGGGCGTTTAATTTTTTAGAGGACATCCTTGCTGGTGGATTGTTGTTCATCGGAGTAACCGTCATCTTTTACGGAGTAATCATGCGTTATTTTTTTAATGACCCTCAACCTTGGGTGGATGAAATCTCGCAGTGGTTAATTATTTGGGGGACCTTGATTGGAGCCAGTGTGGCCTTAAGGAATAACCACCATATATCAGTGGAAATGCTTTATGATCGTCTACCCTTAAGGGGCCGATTTATGGTCACTATTTTTGCCCATATGGTAGGACTTCTCTTTGGTATCTTTGTTCTTCGCTATGGTTTTGAGCTGGTAGCGTTTGTACACAAAACAGGGCAGAAGTCCACGGATACGGGAATATTTTTATATATTGTTTACTTTATCTTACCTTTGATGGGAGCGCTTTTGTCTATGCGTTTTGTGGTTAAACTTTATGAAACGTTGAAAAATGGCGGCAAGGACTGGATGGCGGAGCAGGAAAGGAGCGTGAAGTCTGATGACCACAGCTTTACTGTTTAG
- a CDS encoding P-II family nitrogen regulator has product MKKIEAIVRPGKLDDVQSALDDFGVSGLTVTQVLGCGNQKGHTQVYRGVEYKVYLLPKVKIEVVVTDQDVDQVISIITQAARTGEVGDGKIFVYPVEEAIRIRTGEKGDDVL; this is encoded by the coding sequence ATGAAGAAAATTGAAGCAATAGTTCGCCCAGGTAAACTTGATGATGTTCAATCGGCATTGGATGACTTTGGCGTCAGTGGATTGACCGTAACTCAGGTTTTGGGATGCGGTAACCAAAAGGGCCATACTCAGGTCTATCGAGGGGTAGAGTATAAGGTATATCTGCTTCCCAAGGTGAAGATCGAAGTGGTTGTTACAGATCAGGATGTTGACCAAGTGATTTCCATCATAACTCAAGCTGCCCGTACCGGCGAAGTAGGAGATGGGAAAATTTTTGTCTATCCAGTGGAAGAAGCAATCCGGATCCGCACAGGAGAGAAAGGCGACGATGTGCTGTAA
- a CDS encoding P-II family nitrogen regulator, with the protein MKKIEAIIRPSKLDEVQSALDRFGVSGLTVTHVIGCGKQKGHTQVYRGVEYKVFLLPKVKIEVVVNDQAVDEVVRIISDEARSGEVGDGKIFIYPVEGAIRIRTGEIGETVL; encoded by the coding sequence ATGAAAAAGATTGAAGCGATTATCCGACCGAGCAAACTGGATGAAGTACAAAGTGCTCTGGATCGTTTTGGGGTAAGCGGGCTGACTGTGACTCATGTCATTGGCTGCGGTAAGCAAAAGGGCCATACCCAGGTTTACAGAGGGGTAGAGTATAAAGTTTTTCTTCTCCCCAAAGTAAAGATTGAAGTTGTAGTTAACGATCAGGCGGTGGATGAAGTGGTCAGAATCATTTCCGATGAGGCCCGCAGCGGCGAAGTGGGAGATGGGAAAATCTTTATTTACCCCGTTGAAGGAGCTATCCGTATCCGCACCGGTGAGATAGGAGAAACTGTTTTATAA
- a CDS encoding TRAP transporter large permease has protein sequence MTTALLFSIFVVLFLLHVPIAISLAMSTILIFTLTSDFNLMMIPQRMFAGINTAPLMAIPGYVLAGVLMSRGGVSKYLIECLKAWIGHLPGGLSVVTILACTLFAAISGSSPATAAAIGAIMLPAMLKGGYPKRYTMGLIAASGTLGILIPPSIPLIVYGVTSDTSIGKLFMAGIIPGLILASTLVIIAIVYAKIHGYGQTEKATWSERWKSTIRAIPASFLPVLILGSIYAGICTPTEAAVVAVFYTLIISLFVYKELRPQDFRKVLVETINTTSMIFLIIAAAMVFALFLTNNQVPNKVAAWIGESSVNIFVFFLLTQLMFFVMGTFLEAVSIILITLPILLPIMRSIGIDPIHFAIVMTVNMELAMITPPVGLNLFVVSSMAKEKLGEVVMGVLPFILVMIVMLIVLVVFPELSLMLPTAVMK, from the coding sequence ATGACCACAGCTTTACTGTTTAGTATCTTCGTTGTTCTCTTCCTTCTGCATGTCCCCATTGCAATTAGCTTGGCCATGTCCACTATTCTCATTTTCACGCTTACATCAGACTTTAATCTCATGATGATACCCCAAAGAATGTTTGCCGGAATCAATACAGCACCGCTCATGGCGATACCCGGATATGTACTGGCGGGAGTACTCATGTCCCGGGGAGGGGTATCCAAATATCTCATCGAATGTTTAAAGGCTTGGATCGGTCATTTGCCTGGTGGACTTTCCGTGGTCACGATTCTTGCCTGTACCCTTTTCGCCGCGATTTCCGGTTCCAGCCCAGCCACAGCGGCGGCGATTGGAGCTATCATGCTGCCGGCTATGTTGAAGGGTGGTTATCCTAAACGTTATACAATGGGCTTGATTGCTGCCTCCGGAACCTTAGGTATCCTCATTCCTCCCAGTATCCCTTTGATCGTGTACGGGGTGACTTCTGATACTTCCATCGGCAAGCTATTTATGGCCGGCATCATTCCGGGTCTCATCCTCGCTTCTACTCTGGTGATTATAGCCATTGTTTATGCCAAAATACACGGCTATGGACAGACAGAGAAAGCGACTTGGAGCGAGCGCTGGAAATCCACGATAAGGGCTATACCTGCCAGTTTTCTGCCTGTTTTAATTCTCGGCAGTATTTATGCGGGGATTTGTACACCCACAGAGGCAGCTGTTGTGGCAGTTTTCTATACTCTAATCATCTCTCTTTTTGTCTATAAGGAATTGCGTCCGCAAGATTTTCGCAAGGTTTTGGTGGAAACCATCAATACAACCTCCATGATTTTCCTGATCATTGCGGCAGCCATGGTCTTTGCTCTATTCCTCACCAATAATCAGGTACCCAATAAGGTGGCTGCTTGGATCGGTGAATCCAGCGTTAATATCTTCGTCTTCTTCTTACTTACCCAGTTAATGTTCTTTGTTATGGGAACCTTCTTGGAGGCAGTGTCCATTATCTTGATCACCCTGCCTATTTTGCTTCCGATTATGAGAAGTATCGGCATCGATCCAATTCACTTTGCTATTGTTATGACGGTGAATATGGAGTTGGCAATGATTACGCCACCGGTCGGCCTCAATCTCTTTGTGGTGAGCTCTATGGCCAAAGAAAAACTTGGGGAAGTGGTCATGGGGGTTCTTCCCTTCATCTTAGTGATGATTGTGATGCTGATTGTCCTCGTGGTATTCCCCGAGCTTTCACTTATGTTGCCAACGGCTGTCATGAAATAA